One stretch of Pararhizobium qamdonense DNA includes these proteins:
- the mutL gene encoding DNA mismatch repair endonuclease MutL: MAIKQLSETLINQIAAGEVIERPASAAKELIENALDAGATRIEIATAGGGKTLLRVTDNGCGMGPDDLELAVRRHCTSKLSDNLLDIRTLGFRGEALPSIGSVARLTITSRPGGASHGAEIGVFGGKLQPVRPAAVNQGTVVEVRDLFFATPARLNFMKTERAEASAISDVVRRMAIAFPGVRFVLSGSDRTTLEFASTGDDRLARIAQVLGRDFRDNAIEIDAEREGARLSGFAGVPTFNRGNSLQQYAFVNGRPVQDKLIWSALRAAYAETIPQGRYPVAVLSLTVDPDVVDVNVHPAKSDVRFRDPGLVRGLIIGAIRQALAQDGDRASTTGASGLMRAFRTGQPQNEQAWQHRPEQHRSGQHRPNANWTAAASPYRPMDFGSTSNGFTSNGSGSTGSGSNGFAERPQAAFDGITTPSARAPMAEMDPAAARQPDKAHPLGAARAQLHENYIVAQTEDGLVIVDQHAAHERLVFEELRKGLNSRPIPAQALLIPEIVDLPEDDCDRLIGHSAEFSRLGLGIERFGPGAIAIRETPSMLGEMDAAGLVRQLADELAEWDTANGLASRLDYLAATMACHGSVRSGRRLRPEEMNALLRQMEATPGSGQCNHGRPTYIEIKLSDIERLFGRS; the protein is encoded by the coding sequence ATGGCCATCAAGCAGCTCTCCGAAACCCTCATCAACCAGATCGCCGCCGGCGAGGTCATCGAAAGACCCGCGAGCGCCGCCAAGGAACTGATCGAAAACGCGCTCGATGCCGGCGCAACCCGCATCGAGATTGCCACCGCCGGCGGCGGCAAGACGCTGTTGCGGGTGACCGACAATGGCTGCGGCATGGGGCCTGATGATCTGGAGCTTGCCGTGCGGCGTCATTGCACCTCCAAGCTCTCCGACAATCTTCTTGATATCCGCACGCTCGGATTTCGCGGCGAGGCCCTGCCCTCCATCGGCTCTGTCGCGCGGCTGACGATCACCAGCCGGCCGGGCGGCGCGAGCCACGGCGCCGAGATCGGCGTTTTCGGCGGCAAGCTGCAGCCGGTCAGACCCGCCGCCGTCAACCAGGGCACCGTGGTCGAGGTGCGCGACCTGTTCTTTGCGACACCCGCCCGGCTCAACTTCATGAAGACCGAACGGGCCGAGGCGTCGGCGATCTCGGACGTGGTGCGGCGCATGGCGATCGCCTTTCCGGGCGTGCGTTTCGTGCTGTCGGGCTCTGACCGCACGACGCTGGAATTTGCCTCCACCGGCGACGACCGGCTGGCCCGCATCGCCCAGGTGCTGGGGCGCGATTTCCGCGACAACGCAATCGAGATCGATGCGGAGCGCGAGGGCGCGCGGCTGAGCGGCTTTGCCGGCGTACCGACCTTCAACCGCGGCAATTCGCTGCAGCAATATGCCTTCGTCAATGGCCGCCCCGTCCAGGACAAGCTGATCTGGTCTGCCCTGCGCGCCGCCTATGCCGAAACGATCCCGCAAGGGCGCTATCCGGTGGCGGTGCTGTCGCTGACGGTCGATCCGGACGTGGTCGATGTCAACGTGCATCCGGCAAAATCCGACGTGCGCTTCCGCGATCCGGGCCTGGTGCGCGGGCTGATCATCGGCGCGATCCGCCAGGCCCTGGCGCAGGATGGCGATAGGGCCTCGACAACCGGCGCCAGCGGCCTGATGCGGGCGTTCCGGACCGGGCAGCCGCAAAATGAGCAAGCCTGGCAGCACCGGCCTGAACAGCACCGGTCTGGACAGCACCGGCCGAACGCAAACTGGACGGCCGCCGCCTCCCCCTACCGGCCGATGGATTTCGGCTCAACGTCAAATGGTTTTACGTCAAATGGTTCGGGGTCAACCGGTTCCGGGTCAAACGGCTTTGCAGAACGTCCGCAAGCGGCCTTTGACGGGATAACGACGCCATCCGCCCGCGCGCCGATGGCCGAGATGGACCCGGCTGCAGCCCGGCAGCCCGACAAGGCGCATCCGCTTGGCGCGGCGCGTGCGCAGCTGCACGAAAACTATATCGTCGCCCAGACGGAAGACGGCCTCGTCATCGTCGATCAGCACGCAGCCCATGAACGGCTGGTCTTTGAGGAACTGCGCAAAGGGCTGAATTCGCGGCCGATCCCGGCACAGGCCCTGCTCATTCCCGAGATCGTCGATCTGCCGGAAGACGATTGCGACCGGTTGATCGGTCATTCCGCCGAATTTTCACGGCTTGGGCTCGGCATCGAGCGTTTTGGTCCCGGCGCCATCGCCATTCGCGAGACGCCCTCCATGCTCGGCGAGATGGATGCCGCCGGATTGGTGCGGCAGCTGGCCGACGAGCTGGCCGAATGGGACACGGCCAACGGTCTTGCCAGCCGGCTCGATTATCTCGCCGCCACCATGGCCTGCCACGGCTCCGTGCGCTCCGGGCGGCGGCTGCGGCCGGAAGAGATGAATGCGCTGTTGCGGCAGATGGAGGCAACGCCCGGTTCCGGCCAGTGCAACCACGGCCGGCCGACCTATATCGAGATCAAGCTTTCCGATATCGAACGGCTGTTTGGGCGCAGTTGA
- a CDS encoding DUF2093 domain-containing protein, with protein MNRFEGNGNREAKIRYLDGDFQIVLPGSHVICAMTGAIIPVDELRYWSVARQEPYADAQASYDADKRAGILPNQ; from the coding sequence ATGAACAGATTTGAGGGCAATGGCAACCGGGAAGCCAAGATCCGCTATCTCGACGGCGACTTCCAGATCGTGCTGCCCGGATCGCATGTCATCTGCGCCATGACCGGCGCCATCATCCCGGTCGATGAACTGCGCTACTGGAGCGTCGCGCGCCAGGAACCCTATGCGGATGCGCAGGCGTCCTACGACGCCGACAAGCGCGCGGGCATCCTGCCGAACCAATAG